One window of the Eucalyptus grandis isolate ANBG69807.140 chromosome 8, ASM1654582v1, whole genome shotgun sequence genome contains the following:
- the LOC120286776 gene encoding uncharacterized protein LOC120286776, whose translation MPRWLLPDKEGYIYFTASKDLYKKFLGLAFGVVFQAKDGERPVEFCLESSVNGSMAKEIISTFRSSDLENVWLDYRERQQLWPDYRTTYDWSHFQFSIRVLSGGNVKKCGFRLICKPLDYDLEVLLQDDQSVDPALLYEIWHENDQANTEEESSSELEYLLDHKTGSEEYSTSNLVREGSNMADVSLQRCRYSRISPEYRIVRSGGEMPKEFVLVEDGTISFRASQDLYDKLFELDLCVAISVGEGKKEISFDIVPHVNGQRRNVLSGTLGSFDSDQVWIQFFKPNWLWGVLEGGVDFGQFEESYLRFSLRLRVLGGTLMKLGYFIRCRRLEDDLKVVLEDNQLVDPAALREDVDDEWGSFSGPYIPYVI comes from the exons ATGCCAAGATGGTTGCTCCCTGACAAAGAGGGTTACATATATTTCACGGCTTCAAAAGACTTGTATAAGAAGTTTCTAGGATTAGCTTTCGGTGTTGTATTCCAAGCAAAAGATGGAGAACGGCCAGTTGAATTTTGTCTGGAATCATCTGTTAATGGCTCAATGGCTAAAGAAATCATAAGCACTTTCAGATCATCAGATTTGGAAAATGTGTGGCTTGACTATCGTGAAAGACAGCAGTTGTGGCCCGACTATCGCACAACATATGACTGGAGTCATTTCCAGTTTAGCATTAGAGTATTAAGTGGTGGAAATGTGAAAAAGTGTGGATTTAGGCTAATATGCAAGCCACTAGATTATGATTTGGAGGTTTTGCTTCAAGATGATCAGTCAGTGGATCCAGCTTTACTCTATGAGATTTGGCATGAAAATGATCAAGCAAACACAGAGGAAGAAAGTTCAAGCGAATTAGAATATTTACTGGATCATAAAACTGGCTCAGAAGAATATAGTACAAGTAATTTAGTCCGCGAAGGGTCGAACATGGCTGATGTCTCActtcag AGGTGTCGTTATTCCCGAATTTCTCCCGAGTATCGAATTGTTCGCTCTGGAGGAGAGATGCCAAAGGAGTTTGTCCTTGTTGAAGACGGAACCATATCTTTCAGGGCTTCACAGGACCTATATGACAAGTTATTTGAATTGGATCTTTGTGTTGCTATCAGTgtaggagaaggaaaaaaggaaatatcttTCGACATTGTGCCACATGTTAATGGACAAAGGCGGAATGTGCTATCAGGAACTCTTGGTTCTTTTGATTCAGATCAAGTGTGGATTCAGTTTTTCAAACCTAATTGGCTGTGGGGAGTTTTGGAGGGAGGAGTTGATTTTGGTCAATTTGAAGAGAGTTATTTAAGATTTAGCCTTAGACTTAGAGTTTTGGGTGGAACTCTGATGAAGTTGGGATATTTCATAAGATGCAGACGACTAGAAGATGATTTGAAGGTTGTGCTTGAAGACAATCAATTGGTAGATCCAGCTGCACTCCGTGAGGATGTTGATGATGAGTGGGGAAGTTTTTCAGGTCCATACATCCCATATGTGATATAG